In Papilio machaon chromosome W, ilPapMach1.1, whole genome shotgun sequence, a single genomic region encodes these proteins:
- the LOC123723132 gene encoding desmoplakin-like gives MDIDDITKFANSRRIATDADKLREKVTEEKEKNIKLKVGFLFISRSCRLSFTRKICDVLQESSERLQETLSRCKADGATLYTAFNRSAEQLQEMRHKQVLQDEKVKHQVEGLQEKVSLSSNHSSELVEYLTSAKQQVDGELTEVRAQLATANARNNDLLTALGDSNREIDSHKYETDRDTNSARACVEENLNKALNENNDLKKENFDYVQEMEDLQMQINLLEKDKTQINDELQQSKKDSNEKFAQIQQLVTEKKQLEDHIEEIKNNAKAYQEIAEGKQKDLDNEIDTKVNAINCLMSEVKTATDVKFKLAKVKKEMELERNAMKEKEEKSKKEIKKLQDSVRVMEAELTQNMSMILELRSEKGRLQQTIQDMQKTDNVEKKLTGRRWPPPKEHFVLELDDNAVMMTPPRAKVARQETVGKRLELTPPAASSTVPTAPTAPTAPTAPTAPTAPMAAWSPDNLMLPNLSPLSRSRFVRVDDA, from the exons atgGATATCGATGATATTACAAAGTTTGCAAATAGTAGAAGAATAGCCACGGATGCAGACAAGTTACGGGAGAAAGTCACTgaagaaaaggaaaaaaatataaagttaaaggTAGGGTTTC TATTTATATCGCGGTCGTGCAGACTGTCATTCACGCGTAAGATCTGCGACGTGCTGCAAGAGTCGAGCGAGCGGCTGCAGGAGACGCTGTCGCGCTGCAAGGCGGACGGCGCCACGCTGTACACAGCATTCAACAGGTCCGCGGAGCAGCTACAGGAGATGCGCCATAAGCAGGTGCTGCAGGACGAGAAGGTCAAACATCAAGTTGAAGGCCTGCAAGAGAAAG TGTCGCTGTCGAGCAACCACTCCAGCGAGCTGGTTGAATACCTGACGAGCGCGAAGCAGCAGGTGGATGGTGAGCTAACGGAAGTGCGCGCGCAGCTCGCGACCGCTAACGCCCGCAACAACGACCTGCTCACCGCCCTCGGTGACAGCAACAGGGAAATAGACAGCCACAAATATGAGACGGACAGG GATACAAACTCCGCCAGAGCATGTGTAGAAGAGAATTTGAATAAggcattaaatgaaaataacgatttaaaaaaagaaaattttgattATGTTCAa GAAATGGAGGATTTAcaaatgcaaataaatttattggaaAAGGATAAAACACAAATCAATGATGAATTGCAACAAAGTAAGAAAGATTCCAATGAAAAATTTGCACAAATACAGCAGCTGGTGACTGAAAAGAAACAGCTCGAGGATCACAtcgaagaaattaaaaataacgctAAAGCTTACCa gGAAATCGCCGAAGGTAAACAAAAGGATTTGGATAATGAAATAGATACGAAAGTTAATGCAATAAATTGTCTCATGTCTGAGGTGAAGACAGCGAcagatgtaaaatttaaactagcCAAGGTTAAGAAAGAGATGGAGCTAGAAAGAAACGCTATGAAAGAAAAGGAAGAGAAATCgaagaaagaaattaaaaagcttCAAGATAGCGTTCGA GTCATGGAAGCTGAACTTACTCAGAACATGTCTATGATTCTGGAGTTAAGGAGCGAAAAg GGTCGTCTGCAGCAGACTATCCAAGACATGCAGAAAACAGACAACGTGGAGAAGAAGTTGACCGGCCGGCGCTGGCCGCCCCCTAAGGAACATTTCGTCCTCGAGCTCGACGATAACGCCGTCATGATGACCCCCCCTCGCGCG aaagtaGCAAGGCAAGAAACTGTTGGAAAAAGGCTGGAGCTGACGCCACCCGCCGCCTCCTCCACTGTGCCCACCGCGCCCACCGCGCCCACCGCGCCCACCGCGCCCACCGCGCCCACCGCGCCCATGGCTGCCTGGAGTCCCGATA ATCTAATGCTGCCTAatcttagtcctctttctAGAAGTAGATTTGTCAGAGTAGACGATGCATAG
- the LOC106713260 gene encoding glutathione S-transferase 1-like, translating to MVLTLYKLDASPPVRSVLMVIDAAKITDVQYVNINVLKGEHLTDEYLKMNPQHTIPMLKDGDFTVWDSHAISVYLLTKYTDDDALYPIEHKKRALIDQRLHFDSGVLFVALRAAVDPVVYQGENFYRNSALLKIKTAYDFADKFLTSKWLVGDEITLADICCVANISSLNEILPIDAELYPNLAQWLENCKEQEFYKKGNKPGLEEFSALFRNESLLLA from the exons ATGGTGCTGACACTGTACAAACTCGATGCCAGTCCACCAGTCCGCTCCGTTCTGATGGTAATCGACGCTGCGAAAATAACTGATGTACAATATGTAAATATCAACGTTCTTAAGGGCGAGCATCTGACTGATGAATACTTAAAG atgAATCCACAGCACACTATACCAATGTTAAAAGATGGTGATTTTACTGTATGGGACAG TCACGCAATTTCTGTGTACTTATTGACAAAGTACACTGATGACGATGCTCTTTACCCAATTGAGCATAAAAAGAGAGCGTTGATTGATCAAAGGCTACATTTTGATAGTGGAGTACTTTTTGTAGCTTTGCGTGCCGCAGTC GACCCAGTGGTATATCAGGGAGAGAATTTTTATAGGAACAGCGCTTTGTTGAAGATAAAGACTGCTTATGACTTTGCTGATAAGTTTTTAACTAGCAAATGGCTTGTGGGCGACGAGATTACTTTGGCAGATATCTGTTGTGTTGCCAACATCAGTTCGCTTAATGAAATATTGCCTATTGATGCAGAAtt gtATCCGAATTTAGCTCAATGGTTGGAAAATTGTAAAGAGCAAGAATTCTATAAGAAAGGGAATAAACCAGGACTGGAAGAATTTAGTGCGTTGTTTAGAAATGAATCATTGTTATTAGCTTAA